A stretch of Desulfobacter hydrogenophilus DNA encodes these proteins:
- a CDS encoding FprA family A-type flavoprotein, whose amino-acid sequence MKFQKIVGDIYRLAVNIEDENYLFEGIWPIPHGISINSYLIKGEKNVLIDLTQDIMDFPKAITGQMEGVSLAVEDIDIIVVNHMEPDHAGWLREFCKKNTKGVIYCTKKAVPLLEAFAGVPADRAVAITDGMTLEVGDYELQFFETPNIHWPETMMTYEKKRKILFACDAFGSYGKVSDDTVFDDQLSEEKHIFLENEALRYYANIVSAFSGFVLKGLTKLSGLDIKIICPSHGIIWRENPGVIIDHYKRYAEYSKGPAEREVTLVWSSMYGSTKSMLNFVVETIRKHKIPVHVYQAPGDDIGYILASAWKSAGLIFGMPTYEYKVFPPMSHVIEELLVKKVSNKKVFRYGSYGWVGGAQRDFESKIEKSGWDLLGSYEWQGAPTSEDEQALVQKIDAFCRELIKFTE is encoded by the coding sequence ATGAAATTTCAAAAAATAGTAGGCGATATTTACCGCCTTGCGGTTAACATCGAAGACGAGAATTACCTTTTTGAGGGGATCTGGCCGATTCCCCACGGCATTTCCATAAATTCGTATCTGATCAAGGGTGAAAAAAATGTACTCATTGATCTGACCCAGGACATCATGGACTTTCCCAAGGCCATTACCGGACAGATGGAAGGGGTCTCCCTGGCTGTGGAGGACATTGATATCATCGTGGTGAACCACATGGAGCCGGATCACGCCGGCTGGCTGCGGGAATTTTGTAAAAAAAATACCAAGGGCGTGATTTACTGTACTAAAAAGGCAGTTCCCCTGCTAGAAGCCTTTGCCGGGGTCCCGGCGGACCGGGCCGTGGCCATCACGGACGGCATGACCCTGGAAGTGGGTGACTACGAGCTTCAGTTTTTTGAAACGCCCAACATCCATTGGCCCGAAACCATGATGACCTATGAGAAAAAACGAAAAATTCTGTTTGCCTGTGATGCTTTTGGCTCCTACGGCAAAGTGTCGGATGACACCGTTTTTGACGACCAGCTTTCCGAGGAAAAACATATTTTTTTGGAAAATGAAGCGTTGCGCTATTACGCCAATATTGTCTCCGCATTTTCCGGCTTTGTACTCAAGGGACTGACCAAACTGTCCGGACTGGATATCAAGATCATCTGCCCCTCCCACGGAATTATCTGGCGGGAGAACCCCGGCGTGATCATTGACCATTACAAACGCTATGCAGAGTACAGCAAGGGGCCGGCAGAACGAGAGGTTACTCTGGTTTGGTCCAGCATGTACGGCAGTACAAAATCCATGCTGAACTTTGTGGTTGAGACCATAAGAAAACACAAGATTCCGGTGCATGTTTACCAGGCCCCGGGCGATGACATCGGCTATATTCTGGCCAGCGCCTGGAAGTCCGCCGGGCTTATTTTTGGCATGCCCACTTACGAGTACAAGGTTTTTCCGCCCATGTCCCATGTGATTGAGGAGCTGCTTGTCAAAAAGGTTAGTAACAAAAAGGTTTTCAGGTACGGCTCCTATGGATGGGTCGGGGGGGCACAGCGGGATTTTGAATCCAAAATTGAAAAGTCCGGCTGGGATCTGCTCGGTTCTTACGAATGGCAGGGGGCACCCACCAGCGAGGATGAGCAGGCCTTGGTCCAAAAGATCGATGCCTTTTGCCGGGAATTGATTAAGTTTACCGAGTAA